Genomic DNA from Pseudomonas sp. CCC3.1:
TTATCCAGCGGGACTTCCATGTGATAGGAGCCCGAGCGGCTGAGCAAGGTAAAGCTTTCAGTCCGGGGTAACTCGGCGAACACGGGTGTACACAGGATTAATCCTGCGAGTAAAGAGAGGTAGTAATTTAACCGCGTGGGCATCCTGTTTCTCACACTAAGGCGTTGCGTTTTGCCAATTCGATAAGGTCGACCAGGGAATTGGCTTTAAGTTTTTGCATGAGCCGTTTTTTATAAGTGCTCACGGTTTTATTACTAAGAAACATTCCGGTGGCTATTTCCTTGTTAGTTTTTCCTTGTGCAAACAGCTTCAGGACCATGAGTTCCCGGTCGTTCACTAGTTTGAATAATTCGAGCTCTGATGCGTTTTCATCTCCTGGTCTTTCAGGAGTCAATGCTTGGCTGGGAAAGTAATTGTAGCCAGAAAATACAGCTTTTATTGCGCTGACAAGTTCGTTTAGTTCCTCTTGTTTACACACATAACCGGCCGCGCCCGATTGCATGCAACGCATGGCAAAAAGGGCTGGTGACTGGGCCGTCAGGACCAGGGTTTTAAGGGTTGAATTCATTGCGTTAAAACGCGCTAACACTTCCAGTCCGTCGAGTTTCGGAATGCTGATATCGAGAATGATCAGGTCTGGGACACATTCGCGGATCATTTGCATCGCATCTACGCCATTGTCGGTTTCGCCGACTATTTCATAACCCTCATGTTCTAACAACATGCGAATAGCCAGACGGATTACCGGGTGGTCGTCGACAATAAAAATCGTGTTCATATTAAATCCCCTTAAAGAGCTGCATAGAAAGCGCGCACCTTAGCTCAGATATATGAGCGGGAACACGAAGGGGGCAGCCTACAAACGTAGTATGGGAATATTCCTACATTAAATAAGGCGTGAACTCACGATTTGTTTGATGGGTAGAGGCTGTTTAATATCGTGCTGAATCGTTTGTTTGGTGGTGAGTTGCAAGTAGTTTTATATATCCCTGGCTATATTAGGAAAATTCCTACGCGATGTTTTATCTTTGCTCTGTGCTGTTTTCGTCAAGAAATAAGTGCGTGAGCGCCATGACTTTACGTTTGGAATAGTCATGCTGATCGTTAAAACAGCAGGGTTAATCGTGCGACGGTTGCGCGGTGCGATTAACCCTGTTTATAAGGGTGGGGCGCTCTTCAGACGGGGCTGGAGCGGCCAGTCATTTCTCTGGCCATCTGCGTGGCATAGCTGTCGGTCATGCCCGCGATAAAGTCGATGATGCGCATAAACGAGCGATGCAGTGACCAATTCGGAGCAGGGGCGTTATTGCCCAGCAAATCGAGAATGCGTCGATTCTTGAACGACAGGCTTTTTTGGCCATGTTGCTCCAGCGCCGCGCCGCAAAAGGCATTCAGCAAGATTTCCAGCGTGGTGTAGGCGCCAATCTCATGCAGGGTTTTGCGTTTGTCCTGGAAGATTTTTTTGCGCGCCATGTCTTTGGCATCCAGCACGCAGCGCTTGGCCGTGCCGTGCATGTGTTCGACCAGATCCCCCGGCAAGTTGCCGGCCAGCAGTGCGTCTTGCTGCTCGACAAAGGCGCGGGCGGCGGCGTTGGTCAGGTGTTCAATGGCCTTGCCCCGCAGAATCGCCAGCTTGCGCCGTTGCGAGTCTTGGGGGCCGAGCTGGCGATAGGTCTCAGGTAAATCGTCCCCCACCAGATTCAGCAGCAGTGACTCGACCTCGACGTAGTGCAGCAGGTCCATTTCCAGGCCGTCTTCAAGGTCGATCAGCGCGTAGCAGATGTCATCAGCCGCTTCCATCAGGTACACCAGAGGATGGCGTGCCCAGCGCTGATCCTCTATCTGTGGCAGGCCCAGTTTGTGGGCAATATTTTCCAGCAGGTGAAGTTCACTTTGATAACACCCGAACTTATGCTTTTTGTACCCCAGAGAGTCGGCATGGCGCGCTGTCCACGGGTACTTGAGAAAGGTGCCCAGCGTGGCGTGGGTCAGGCGTGTGCCGCCATCGAATTGATGATATTCAAGTTGGGTGAGCACCCTGAAACCTTGTGCATTGCCTTCAAAACTCAAGAAGTCGTTGCGCTCGGCCTCACTCATGTCATCCAGCCAACCCTTGCCAGCGGCCTGCTGGAACCAGTTGCGTATCGCGTCCTCGCCGGAGTGGCCAAAGGGCGGGTTGCCGATGTCGTGGGCCAGGCAAGCAGATTGCACCACCATCCCCAGATCGGCGGGGTCGCACCATTCGGGCAGGGCGCTGCGAATGGTTTCGCCGACCCGCATACCCAGTGAGCGGCCCACGCAACTGACTTCGAGCGAGTGGGTGAGCCGGGTATGGATGTGGTCGTTACTGTTGACCGGGTGCACCTGGGTTTTACGTCCCAGGCGGCGAAAGGCGCCAGAAAAAATAATCCGGTCGTGATCTTTGTGGAAAGGACTGCGCCCGAGCTCTTCGGGGCTATGGTGAGGTTTTCCAAGGCGTTCGCGGTTAAGCAGGGTTTGCCAATCCAAGGCGCAGTGCTCCGTCAATGACTGATGACGCAGCTTCGCGCTTCACGTTGGATGACGCAAGGTGTGCGAGGTTTCAAATCACGGCGTGAGGGTGTGTTCTGGATTTTCTGTAGGAGCGAGCTTGCTCGCGATCTTTCAAGATCAAAAGATCGCGAGCAAGCTCGCTCCTACAGGGGGGGTAACAGACGTTCAAGGCTTGCGCGATGATCCCTGGATAACCAGTTTGATCAGCGGCAACAGGCTGGTAGTGAGCCCGATCAAACGGGACATGCCTCCAGTGCCTTTGCTTTTAGCGCCTTTGCCGGTCAAAAAACCGAGCAGGGTGACAAGCCCGACGCCCCACAGCGGTCCGTGCTTGATTCCCAGGTTTTCTTGCCAGTTGGTAGTCATGCCGCGCATTTTTTGCAGCGGCTCCATGAGCTGCTGCGCTTCATGACGAATCTCCTGGCGATGCATTTCCATGCGCAGGCGAATCAACATTTTGCGCATTTCGCGGCGCGAGGGGTTTTGCGGCATTTCAGGCAGGCTCATGGCAACAAACGCTCGCGGTCTTTGGCCAGCTCTTCGAGCGTGGCGTTGAAAGGAGAGGACTCATCGAACACCGCCGCTTTAAGGCGCAAGCCGCAGAAAACCGCCGCCAGTGCATAAAACACGCAAAGCCCGATAATGCCGGCCAGGCGGTAACTGTCCCAAAGCAAAATCAATATCAGCGCCGACAGACCGATCAGCAACAACAGCCCGAATACCAGTGCCAGCCCGGCAAACAACAACAGGCTGACCGTGCGCGCTTTTTGTTCTTGCAGTTCAATGCCCAGCAACTCGACGTGGCTGTGCAGCAGACCCAGAAACGCGGCACCCAGGCGCCGCGGTGAGGAGCGGGAGCCGGATTCTTCGTTACTCATATCAGCGCCGGGTGGCCAGCAGGCCAATCAAAAAGCCGACCCCGGCCGCAATGCCTACGGACTGCCACGGGTTTGCCTGAACATAATCTTCAGTGGCGGTCACGGCGGCTTCACCACGTTCCTGCAACGACTCTTTGGTCTGTTCCAGCGATTCGCGGGCATTGTGCAGGCTCAGCTTGATCTGGGCGCGCAATTCGTCAGCCTGTTCGCCAGCCAGCGAAGCACTGTGCTCCAGCAGGCGTTCAGTGTCGCTGACCAAGGCCTGGAAATCGGCCTTGAGGATTTCTTGAGCATTCTTTGCTGTTTTGCGGGCCATGATTAACTCCGTGTGTGGCTTCTTGATGGTTCGAGTGTAGGCATTCGCTGAAGGTTCACTGCAATTCTTCACTTCAGGTAACGACTCTGAACGGTCAATGCCCTGAAACGCAGAGCCTAGACCGTTTAGACCGAAGAGGCGCGAAACCTTACCTTAAATTATTCGCCTTCGCGGGGAAAACCCGGCCCGTCATGCGAGTCGGGGGTTTCAAAGCAGCCTTCGAGCAAGTGATAGCGGTTATGGCGCACCTCATCCACGCGCTGGCGCACGGTTTTTTCGGGCAGCCCGAGCAATATCAGGGCATGTGAAGCCAACATCAAGCTGGACTCCAGCAACTCGGGCACCACTTCGGTGGCCCCGGCCGCTTTTAGTTCGGCGAGTTTGCTGTCATCGCGGGTTCTGACCAGTACCGGCACATCAAGAGTGATCAGCCGGGCCTCTTTGAGCACACTCATTGCGACATCGCTGTTATCCACCGCGATCACCAGCAGGCGCGCGCGGTCCAGGCCTACAGCGCGGAGCAAATCACCTCGACGCGCGTCGCCGTAATGCACCGAATTTTCGGTTTTGGTGGCCTCTTGAATTCGATCCGGGTCGTAGTCCAGCGCGATAAATTCTTGGTTTTCGCGGCGTAGAAAACGCCCGATGGACTGACCGACACGGCCATAGCCACAGATCACAACGTGCCCGTGCAACTCGGCACTTTGTGCGGCGATCTCTTCCAGTTCGGCTTCTTCATTCGACTTGTGGTGCAGGCTGGCAGCGATTTGCGGCGCGGCGCGCAGCAGCAAGGGGGTCAGCAGCATCGAACAGAAGGTGGCCGCCAGCAAATAAGGAGCGTCTTCGGACGGGATCAGCGCGTTGAGCTGCATTTGTGCCATCAGTGCAAAGCAGAATTCACCGCCTTGAGCCAGTGCCAGGCCGCTTCGCCACGCGGTTTCTGCGTCGCTGCCGCGCAGCTTGACCAAAATCGCCACCACACAGCCCTTGATCAGCATCAGGGCCAGCGTGAGGCCCAGAATCAGGAAGCCGTGGTGCAGGAACAATTGCAGGTCGATGAGCATGCCAATGCTGACGAAAAACAGCCCCAGCAGAATGTCGCGAAAGGGCCGGATATCGGCTTCAATCTGATGCCGGTAATGGCTCTCTCCCAGCAGCATGCCCGCCAGGAACGCGCCCAGCGCGGGGGACAGCCCCAGTAAATGGGTGAGCCATGCGGTGACCAGCACGATCACCAGGGCCAGCAACACAAACAGCTCGGCAGAACGCGAGGCCGCCACTTCATGGAACAGTCGCGGCAACAGCAAGCGGCTGGTGATGAGCAGACCGACAAACAAAATCACAGTTTTGCCCAAGGTCGTCGGCAGTGCCCAATACCAGGCTTGGTCGCTGCTGCCCGCAAACACGGGCACCAGCGTCAGCAGCAAGACCGCGACGACGTCCTGAAACAGCAGCACGCCAATAGCGTTCTGGCCGTGACGACTGAAAATTTCCCCGAGGCTGGTCAGTTCTTTGCTGACGATGGCGGTGGACGACAAGGCAAGCCCGGCGCCGAGTAGCAGTGCGCTGTTGGGGCTCATCCCAAAGGCATACAGCAGCCCGCCCAGCACCACGGTCGTGCCTAAAACCTGCAAACTGCCGAGGCCAAACACCACGCGCCGCAGCTTGAGCATCTTGGGCAGCGAAAACTCCAGCCCCAGCGAAAACAGGAGAAACACCACCCCCAACTCGCCGAGGTCAGGCAGGTCCGGGCTGTCATTGACCCAGTTCAGTGCGGTCGGGCCAATGAACAGGCCGACACACAAATAACCCAGTACCGGCGGCAGTTGCAGGCGTCGAAACAGGGCAATGACGACCAGTGACGAGGCAAGGATGATTAACAAATTGGCAAACACGAAAGTCTTCCTTGTCGGTTCGAATAAAAAAGCCGCGAGCATCCAGCAATTGGGCGTGAGGGACGCTGATGCACGTCAGCCAGGCCGGTAATCGTCAGATTTAATCGCAAGATGCTGGGCAAGCGTAGTCGCAAGCGGTGCTGTAGAGCGATTGTATTGTTGAGCACCATGGGTTGGGTGATGCTCGCAAACGGGTCGACGTGTTCGGGCAAGGCTCCTAAAATGCACGCCTATTTTATGGAAGGTCATTATTGATGCTGCCCGAATGTCAGTTGTTCGGCACCTTGGGTTGCCATTTGTGTGAGCTGGCCGAAGACGTCGTGATGCCTTTGGTCTACGACGGCGGGTTGATGGTTGAGCTGGTCGACATTGCGGACAGCGAGCAGACCGTTGCAGCCTACGGCTTGCGCATTCCTGTGTTGCGCCGTGTGGATACAGGCCTGGAGCTGGACTGGCCATTTGATACGGAGCAGGTGAAGCACTTTCTGCTATAGACCTCGGCGCTCTGTGCGCGATAATCGCGGGCTGCATTTTCTGTCCAGAGTGTCTTATGTCGACCGAGCTGTTTAACGCCGCCGAGCACCAAGCCAGCACGTTGTATCTGCCGCCGGGCGCCTGGCTGACAGTGCTCGATTGCTTGTGCGAGCACTTTCGGGCCATCAGCCGTGAGCAATGGCTTGACCGAATGGCCCGGGGCCGCGTGCTGGACGCCAACGGGGCGCCGATCAGCCCGCAACTGGCGTACAAAGAAGGCCTGCGCATTCACTATTTTCGTGAAGTGCCCAACGAGACACCGATCCCGGTGCATGAAACCATCCTGTATGCCGACGAGCATCTGGTGGTGGCGGACAAACCGCATTTTCTGCCCGTGACCCCGGCGGGCGAATACGTTGAACAGACGTTGCTGCGTCGCCTGATCCGTACGCTGGACAACCCGCATCTGGTGCCGCTGCACCGTATCGACCGGCATACCGCTGGCCTGGTGTTGTTTTCGGCCAATCCGGCCAGTCGTTCGGCGTATCAGTCGTTATTTCCCACGCGCAAGATCGATAAGCGCTACGAAGCCATTGCCCGCGCTTTGCCTGAGCTTGAGTTGCCGCGTGTGCATAAAAGCCGTTTGGTGGAGGGCGAGCCGTTTTTCCGCATGCAGGAAGGGCCTGGCGCCAGTAACACCGAAACTCGCGTCGAGGTCTGTGAGAAAACGGGTGATGTGTGGCGTTACGCGCTGTACCCAGTCACGGGTAAAAAACATCAACTGCGGGTGCACATGGCGTCGCTGGGGGCGGGAATTTGCAATGACCCGTTTTATCCTGACGTGATCAAGGACGCGGTCGACGACTACACAAAACCGCTGAAATTGCTGGCGCAGAGCTTGCGCTTTGCCGATCCGCTGACCGGTGAAGAACGCTTTTTCGAGAGTCGGATTCATCTGGATTGGTAGTGGCCGTAGCGCCATGAAACCGATCAGTCAGATTCGGGCTTAAGAGTCTTAGTTAGGGCCGAAAAACCAGTCAAAGTCGTCGAAAGCATCATGATTGTCGGACATAAACAAACATTAAAAACTCTTCATAATTAGCCTGCTCGAAGATTGATAGCGTGCTCGGCGCTGTCCAACAATTCGAGTTCTAATAATGAATAAAAAACTTCTCAAAAGCGCTCTGGCGCTGTCCATTGCCTGTGCCTCCACGCAACTGTTCGCCGGTGGTTTTGCCCTCAACGAACAAAGTGTCAGCAGTATGGGGACCGGCTATGCCGGTCGATCCTCTTCTGCCGACGATGCCAGCACTGTGTATGGCAACCCCGCCGGTATGTCCCGCCTCAAGCACAATGAAGTCAGCTTCGGCGCCACCTACCTCGATGCCAAATCCACGATCAAGGACGCGAGCTCCTCGCAGTTTGGTGCTGATATCCCGGGTACCAACAAGGGCGACATGGTGCCCGGCATTGCCGTGCCGTTTGGCTACCTGGTGACCCCGATTGACGAACACTGGGCGTTCGGTCTGGGCATTTATGCGCCGTTTGGCCTGGTCACCGACTATGAACACAGCTTCCAGGGCAATGGCTTTGGCAACAAAAGCAAGGTTCAAGTCATCACGGTCCAGCCGACAGTCAGCTATGCCTTCAACGACAAGGTTTCGGTAGGTTTCGGCCCGACGTTCAACCGCATCAGCGGCGAACTGGATTCCAAAGTGCCAGCGTTTGGCCTGGGTACGGAAACCGTCAAGATCAAGGGTGACGACACCGCGACCGGTTTTAACGCGGGTCTGTTGGTTCAGGCGCTGGACAGCACTCGCTTCGGTGTGACCTACCACTCGCAAGTGGTTTATCACCTGAGTGGCAACACAAACGCTTCGGGTTTTCTC
This window encodes:
- a CDS encoding response regulator transcription factor, whose product is MNTIFIVDDHPVIRLAIRMLLEHEGYEIVGETDNGVDAMQMIRECVPDLIILDISIPKLDGLEVLARFNAMNSTLKTLVLTAQSPALFAMRCMQSGAAGYVCKQEELNELVSAIKAVFSGYNYFPSQALTPERPGDENASELELFKLVNDRELMVLKLFAQGKTNKEIATGMFLSNKTVSTYKKRLMQKLKANSLVDLIELAKRNALV
- a CDS encoding deoxyguanosinetriphosphate triphosphohydrolase, producing the protein MDWQTLLNRERLGKPHHSPEELGRSPFHKDHDRIIFSGAFRRLGRKTQVHPVNSNDHIHTRLTHSLEVSCVGRSLGMRVGETIRSALPEWCDPADLGMVVQSACLAHDIGNPPFGHSGEDAIRNWFQQAAGKGWLDDMSEAERNDFLSFEGNAQGFRVLTQLEYHQFDGGTRLTHATLGTFLKYPWTARHADSLGYKKHKFGCYQSELHLLENIAHKLGLPQIEDQRWARHPLVYLMEAADDICYALIDLEDGLEMDLLHYVEVESLLLNLVGDDLPETYRQLGPQDSQRRKLAILRGKAIEHLTNAAARAFVEQQDALLAGNLPGDLVEHMHGTAKRCVLDAKDMARKKIFQDKRKTLHEIGAYTTLEILLNAFCGAALEQHGQKSLSFKNRRILDLLGNNAPAPNWSLHRSFMRIIDFIAGMTDSYATQMAREMTGRSSPV
- a CDS encoding phage holin family protein; amino-acid sequence: MSNEESGSRSSPRRLGAAFLGLLHSHVELLGIELQEQKARTVSLLLFAGLALVFGLLLLIGLSALILILLWDSYRLAGIIGLCVFYALAAVFCGLRLKAAVFDESSPFNATLEELAKDRERLLP
- a CDS encoding YqjD family protein, encoding MARKTAKNAQEILKADFQALVSDTERLLEHSASLAGEQADELRAQIKLSLHNARESLEQTKESLQERGEAAVTATEDYVQANPWQSVGIAAGVGFLIGLLATRR
- a CDS encoding monovalent cation:proton antiporter-2 (CPA2) family protein — its product is MFANLLIILASSLVVIALFRRLQLPPVLGYLCVGLFIGPTALNWVNDSPDLPDLGELGVVFLLFSLGLEFSLPKMLKLRRVVFGLGSLQVLGTTVVLGGLLYAFGMSPNSALLLGAGLALSSTAIVSKELTSLGEIFSRHGQNAIGVLLFQDVVAVLLLTLVPVFAGSSDQAWYWALPTTLGKTVILFVGLLITSRLLLPRLFHEVAASRSAELFVLLALVIVLVTAWLTHLLGLSPALGAFLAGMLLGESHYRHQIEADIRPFRDILLGLFFVSIGMLIDLQLFLHHGFLILGLTLALMLIKGCVVAILVKLRGSDAETAWRSGLALAQGGEFCFALMAQMQLNALIPSEDAPYLLAATFCSMLLTPLLLRAAPQIAASLHHKSNEEAELEEIAAQSAELHGHVVICGYGRVGQSIGRFLRRENQEFIALDYDPDRIQEATKTENSVHYGDARRGDLLRAVGLDRARLLVIAVDNSDVAMSVLKEARLITLDVPVLVRTRDDSKLAELKAAGATEVVPELLESSLMLASHALILLGLPEKTVRQRVDEVRHNRYHLLEGCFETPDSHDGPGFPREGE
- a CDS encoding glutaredoxin family protein, translated to MLPECQLFGTLGCHLCELAEDVVMPLVYDGGLMVELVDIADSEQTVAAYGLRIPVLRRVDTGLELDWPFDTEQVKHFLL
- a CDS encoding pseudouridine synthase — encoded protein: MSTELFNAAEHQASTLYLPPGAWLTVLDCLCEHFRAISREQWLDRMARGRVLDANGAPISPQLAYKEGLRIHYFREVPNETPIPVHETILYADEHLVVADKPHFLPVTPAGEYVEQTLLRRLIRTLDNPHLVPLHRIDRHTAGLVLFSANPASRSAYQSLFPTRKIDKRYEAIARALPELELPRVHKSRLVEGEPFFRMQEGPGASNTETRVEVCEKTGDVWRYALYPVTGKKHQLRVHMASLGAGICNDPFYPDVIKDAVDDYTKPLKLLAQSLRFADPLTGEERFFESRIHLDW
- a CDS encoding OmpP1/FadL family transporter, with the protein product MNKKLLKSALALSIACASTQLFAGGFALNEQSVSSMGTGYAGRSSSADDASTVYGNPAGMSRLKHNEVSFGATYLDAKSTIKDASSSQFGADIPGTNKGDMVPGIAVPFGYLVTPIDEHWAFGLGIYAPFGLVTDYEHSFQGNGFGNKSKVQVITVQPTVSYAFNDKVSVGFGPTFNRISGELDSKVPAFGLGTETVKIKGDDTATGFNAGLLVQALDSTRFGVTYHSQVVYHLSGNTNASGFLTDLVDGGPQRYDAKLNITTPSSVDFSVTHQLNDDWTLYAGSTFTRWSQLKKITVNNSGVSDSAIALAGLNAITEVQNWHDTWSHAIGAAYRVNKQLVLRTGFSVDQTPTNNTDRSVRIPTGDRTVFSLGAGWTPVDNLTFDVAYSYLKEEPIKVRDNQPALGLTYDAKYKNSANGFGGSVTYRF